In Pseudomonas sp. MYb327, one DNA window encodes the following:
- a CDS encoding DUF1329 domain-containing protein, with protein sequence MKFVKTVLAASLALVFAAQAQAAVSTQEAAKLGSSLTLVGAEKAGNADGSIPAYNGGLTTAPASFKAGDSMRPDPFASEKPLLVIDGKNVDQYKGLLTATTVELAKRFPTFRVDVFPTHRTVSLPQAILDNGVKNASGAKSLEGGLAIDNVLPGIPFPIPQSGNEAMWNFLLRYQGVSISSKYDSWNVDSAGVPSLATTGQANISYPIYENLSQPVSSADVYYQMKLAYTGPARRAGEAIMLKDAANPLQQPRRAWQYLPGQRRVKLAPSLAYDTPNPGTAGAGTYDDVFVFNGALDRYDWKLVGKQEMIVPYNTYKLTYVQDPKSLTTANHLSPDFVRWEKHRVWVVEGTLKAGARHIYAKRRFYLDEDSWTALASDQYDARGQLYRGSFAFLSQSYDKQVPDSTPFMIYDLVGGSYNINGVVGPYGGIKYIDPLSKAQWSSESLAGSGIR encoded by the coding sequence ATGAAATTCGTAAAAACCGTGTTGGCCGCTTCGCTGGCCTTGGTCTTCGCCGCTCAGGCACAGGCCGCTGTTTCGACTCAGGAAGCTGCCAAGCTCGGCAGCAGCCTGACCCTGGTAGGGGCTGAAAAAGCCGGGAACGCTGATGGTTCCATTCCTGCCTACAACGGTGGCTTGACCACGGCGCCGGCCAGCTTCAAAGCCGGCGACAGCATGCGCCCGGATCCGTTTGCCAGTGAAAAACCGCTACTGGTGATCGACGGCAAGAACGTCGATCAGTACAAGGGCCTCCTTACGGCGACCACGGTAGAACTGGCCAAGCGTTTCCCGACGTTCCGTGTCGACGTGTTCCCGACGCACCGCACCGTTTCGCTGCCTCAAGCGATTCTGGACAACGGCGTGAAAAACGCCAGCGGCGCCAAGTCTCTGGAAGGTGGCCTGGCCATCGACAACGTGCTGCCAGGCATCCCGTTCCCTATTCCGCAGTCGGGCAACGAAGCGATGTGGAACTTCCTGTTGCGCTACCAAGGCGTCAGCATCAGCTCCAAGTACGACTCCTGGAACGTCGACTCGGCCGGTGTGCCGAGCCTGGCGACCACCGGGCAAGCGAACATCTCTTACCCGATCTACGAAAACCTGTCGCAGCCGGTCAGCAGCGCCGACGTGTATTACCAGATGAAACTGGCGTACACCGGCCCTGCGCGCCGGGCCGGCGAGGCGATCATGCTCAAGGACGCCGCCAACCCATTGCAGCAACCGCGTCGCGCCTGGCAGTACTTGCCGGGGCAGCGTCGAGTCAAACTGGCGCCGAGCCTGGCCTACGACACGCCAAACCCTGGTACCGCCGGTGCGGGCACCTACGATGACGTGTTCGTGTTCAACGGTGCGCTGGATCGCTACGACTGGAAACTGGTCGGCAAGCAAGAAATGATCGTGCCGTACAACACCTACAAGCTGACCTACGTGCAGGATCCGAAGTCGCTGACGACTGCCAATCACCTGTCACCTGACTTCGTACGCTGGGAAAAACACCGCGTGTGGGTCGTCGAAGGCACGCTCAAGGCCGGTGCTCGCCACATCTACGCCAAGCGCCGCTTCTACCTCGACGAAGACAGCTGGACCGCTTTGGCCTCGGATCAATATGACGCTCGTGGTCAGCTCTATCGCGGTTCGTTCGCCTTCCTCAGCCAGAGCTATGACAAGCAGGTTCCGGACTCCACGCCGTTCATGATCTACGACCTGGTCGGCGGTTCCTACAACATCAACGGTGTTGTCGGCCCTTACGGCGGCATCAAGTACATCGATCCGCTCTCCAAGGCCCAGTGGTCTTCGGAATCCCTGGCCGGTAGCGGCATTCGCTAA
- a CDS encoding acyl-CoA dehydrogenase C-terminal domain-containing protein — protein sequence MSDYKAPLRDMRFVLNEVFQVSRLWASLPGLADVIDEETAAAILEEAGKISGEVIAPLNRSTDEQGCTWNNGSVTAPDGFAAAYQAFAEGGWVGVGGDPQYGGMGMPKAISAQVEEMVNAASLSFGLYPMLTAGACLSIKAHASEELKAKYLPNMYAGTWTGSMCLTEAHAGTDLGLIRTKAEPQADGSYAISGSKIFITGGDHDLTENIIHLVLARMPDAPAGPKGISLFLVPKVLVNDDGSLGERNALSCGSIEHKMGIKASATCVMNFDGATGWLVDAPNKGLAAMFTMMNYERLGVGIQGLAQGERSYQNALAYARDRLQSRAPTGAQNKDKSADPIIVHPDVRRMLLTMKALNEGGRAFSSYVALQLDTAKFSDDEVTRNRAQELVALLTPVAKAFLTDMGLETTLHGQMVFGGHGYIREWGQEQLVRDVRITQIYEGTNGIQSLDLVGRKIVGSGGALYRLFASEIRNFTANACADLGEFTQPLNAAVDTLDELTAWLLDRAQNNPNEIGAASVEYLQVFGYTAYAYMWARMAKAAMSADAEDDFYVSKLATARFYFARLLPRIHSLSASAKAGSECLYQLDAAQF from the coding sequence ATGTCTGACTACAAAGCTCCCCTGCGCGACATGCGCTTCGTACTCAACGAGGTTTTCCAGGTGTCCCGGTTGTGGGCCAGTTTGCCTGGCCTGGCTGACGTGATCGATGAAGAAACCGCCGCGGCGATCCTGGAAGAGGCCGGCAAAATCAGTGGTGAAGTGATTGCACCGCTCAACCGCAGCACCGACGAACAGGGCTGCACCTGGAACAATGGCTCGGTCACCGCGCCGGACGGTTTTGCCGCCGCCTACCAAGCCTTCGCTGAAGGCGGCTGGGTCGGTGTGGGCGGTGATCCGCAGTACGGCGGCATGGGCATGCCCAAGGCGATTTCGGCGCAGGTCGAAGAGATGGTCAACGCGGCCAGCCTGTCATTCGGCCTGTACCCGATGCTGACCGCCGGTGCTTGCCTGTCGATCAAGGCCCACGCCAGCGAAGAACTGAAAGCCAAGTATTTGCCGAACATGTACGCCGGCACCTGGACCGGTTCGATGTGCCTGACCGAAGCCCACGCCGGCACAGACCTGGGCCTGATCCGCACCAAGGCAGAACCCCAGGCTGACGGCAGTTACGCCATCAGCGGCAGCAAGATTTTCATCACGGGCGGCGACCACGACCTGACGGAAAACATCATCCATCTGGTGCTCGCTCGTATGCCGGATGCGCCCGCGGGACCGAAAGGCATTTCGCTGTTCCTGGTACCCAAAGTGCTGGTCAATGACGACGGCTCGCTGGGCGAACGTAACGCGCTGTCCTGTGGCTCCATCGAACACAAGATGGGCATCAAGGCCTCCGCCACCTGCGTGATGAACTTCGACGGCGCCACCGGTTGGCTCGTCGACGCGCCGAACAAAGGCCTGGCGGCGATGTTCACCATGATGAACTACGAGCGTCTGGGCGTGGGCATTCAAGGTCTGGCGCAAGGTGAGCGCTCGTACCAGAACGCCCTGGCCTACGCTCGCGATCGCCTGCAAAGCCGTGCGCCAACCGGTGCGCAAAACAAGGACAAATCCGCCGACCCGATCATCGTCCACCCGGACGTGCGTCGCATGCTGCTGACCATGAAAGCCCTGAACGAAGGCGGCCGCGCGTTCTCCAGTTACGTCGCGCTGCAACTGGACACCGCCAAGTTCAGCGACGATGAAGTCACCCGCAATCGCGCCCAGGAATTGGTGGCCCTGTTGACCCCGGTGGCCAAGGCATTCCTCACCGACATGGGACTGGAAACCACCCTTCACGGTCAGATGGTTTTTGGCGGCCATGGCTACATCCGCGAGTGGGGCCAGGAACAATTGGTGCGCGACGTGCGCATCACCCAGATCTACGAAGGCACCAACGGCATCCAGTCGCTGGACCTGGTCGGGCGCAAAATCGTCGGCAGCGGCGGGGCGCTCTATCGGTTGTTCGCGTCGGAAATCCGTAATTTCACCGCCAACGCCTGCGCTGACCTCGGCGAGTTCACCCAACCGCTGAACGCCGCCGTCGACACCCTCGACGAACTGACGGCGTGGCTGCTGGACCGGGCCCAAAACAACCCGAATGAAATCGGCGCGGCCTCGGTCGAGTACCTGCAAGTGTTCGGCTACACCGCGTACGCCTACATGTGGGCGCGCATGGCCAAAGCTGCGATGAGCGCCGACGCCGAGGACGATTTCTACGTCAGCAAACTGGCTACCGCACGCTTCTACTTCGCCCGTCTGCTGCCACGAATCCACTCGTTGAGCGCGTCGGCCAAGGCTGGCAGCGAATGCCTCTATCAACTGGACGCGGCGCAGTTCTAA
- a CDS encoding MMPL family transporter — protein sequence MGNIKQDAMPVIRDLRDFDRRSGNLLERLVFNYRPLFMLLMALATVVLGFMAATRLELRPSFEKMIPQSQPYIQNFLENRQSLRGLGNSVRVVVENTKGDIFDPQYLDVLKQVNDQLFLTEGVDRAWMKSLWSPAVRWTEVTEEGFQGGPVMPDTYSGQPEQIEQLRQNISRAGIVGSLVASDFKSSMLIVPLLDKAAAGGQPINYHAFSQMLEEQLRDKIEYAGDSAARKSGEEGKGQYKVRVIGFAKLMGDLIDGLIQVMMFFGLAVITSLIIIYAYTRCVRSTLLVVGCSLIAVVWQLGIVAWLGYAIDPYSVLVPFLIFAIGVSHAAQKMNGIMQDIARGTHKLIAARYTFRRLFIAGVTALLADAVGFAVLMLIDIPVIKDLAITASIGVAVLIFTSLLLMPVALSYVGVGAKAADRALKIDNRAEHHKGFGRLWDLLDRFTTRKWATGAVLVAVLMGIGGFMVSLNLKIGDLESGAPELRADSRYNRDNAYITQHYALSSDLFAVMIKTAPEGCLNYKTLTLADRLAWELQQYPGVQATTSLVNAVRQITAGTYEGNPKLNSIQRNQDVLNYAAQQASVNSPELFNNNCSLMPVIAFLKDHKAETLDAVVAIADKFAKENSTEDRQFLLAAGSAGIEAATNIVVREANRTMLLYVYLAVTLFCLITFRSWRATLVALLPLVLTSILCEALMVAMGIGVKVATLPVIALGVGIGVDYALYLLSVQLHFQRQGMPLSQAYRNAVSFTGRVVGLVGITLAAGVVCWVWSPIKFQADMGILLTFMFLWNMLGALILIPALSYFLLRERAVEAVAVTAAETTETTERLGMPHAVTTSE from the coding sequence ATGGGCAATATCAAACAAGACGCCATGCCGGTGATCCGCGATCTGCGCGATTTCGACCGCCGCTCCGGCAACCTGCTCGAACGGCTGGTGTTCAACTATCGGCCGCTGTTCATGCTGCTGATGGCCTTGGCCACCGTGGTCCTGGGCTTCATGGCCGCAACTCGCCTGGAGTTGCGCCCAAGTTTCGAAAAAATGATTCCGCAGAGCCAGCCGTACATCCAGAACTTCCTGGAAAACCGCCAGTCGCTGCGCGGCTTGGGCAACTCGGTGCGGGTGGTGGTGGAGAACACCAAGGGCGATATTTTCGACCCTCAATACCTGGACGTGCTCAAGCAGGTTAACGATCAGTTATTCCTCACCGAAGGCGTCGACCGTGCGTGGATGAAGTCGTTGTGGAGCCCGGCGGTGCGCTGGACTGAAGTCACCGAGGAAGGTTTCCAGGGTGGCCCGGTGATGCCCGACACCTATTCGGGTCAGCCCGAACAGATCGAACAGCTGCGTCAGAACATCTCTCGCGCCGGTATCGTCGGCAGCCTGGTGGCCAGCGACTTCAAGTCGAGCATGTTGATTGTGCCGCTGCTGGATAAAGCCGCCGCGGGTGGTCAGCCGATCAACTACCACGCGTTCTCGCAGATGCTCGAAGAGCAGTTGCGCGACAAGATCGAATACGCCGGCGACAGCGCCGCGCGTAAATCCGGGGAAGAGGGCAAGGGCCAGTACAAGGTCCGCGTGATTGGTTTCGCCAAGCTAATGGGCGACCTGATCGATGGCCTGATCCAGGTCATGATGTTCTTCGGCCTCGCCGTTATCACTTCGCTGATCATCATTTATGCCTACACCCGTTGCGTACGCAGCACGCTGTTGGTGGTCGGCTGCTCGTTGATCGCGGTGGTCTGGCAACTGGGCATCGTCGCCTGGCTTGGCTACGCCATCGACCCGTACTCGGTGCTGGTGCCGTTCCTGATCTTCGCCATCGGTGTGTCCCACGCGGCGCAGAAGATGAACGGGATCATGCAGGACATCGCCCGTGGCACCCACAAACTGATCGCCGCGCGCTACACCTTCCGTCGTCTGTTCATCGCCGGGGTTACTGCGTTGCTGGCCGACGCCGTGGGCTTCGCGGTGCTGATGCTGATCGACATTCCAGTGATCAAGGACCTGGCGATCACCGCGAGTATCGGTGTCGCGGTATTGATCTTCACTTCGCTGTTGCTGATGCCGGTGGCGCTGTCTTACGTCGGCGTCGGCGCCAAGGCGGCTGACCGCGCACTGAAAATCGACAACCGTGCCGAACACCACAAAGGCTTCGGCAGACTGTGGGACTTGCTCGACCGCTTCACCACGCGCAAGTGGGCCACTGGTGCCGTGCTGGTTGCAGTGTTGATGGGCATCGGCGGTTTCATGGTCAGCCTGAACCTGAAGATCGGCGACCTCGAAAGCGGTGCCCCGGAGTTGCGTGCAGACTCGCGTTACAACCGCGACAACGCCTACATCACCCAGCATTACGCGCTGTCCAGCGACCTGTTCGCGGTGATGATCAAGACTGCGCCGGAAGGCTGCCTGAATTACAAGACGCTGACCCTCGCCGACCGTTTGGCCTGGGAGCTGCAACAGTATCCGGGCGTGCAAGCGACCACCTCGCTGGTCAACGCGGTACGGCAAATCACCGCGGGCACCTACGAAGGTAACCCCAAGCTCAACAGCATCCAGCGTAACCAGGACGTGCTGAACTACGCTGCGCAACAGGCCTCGGTCAACTCGCCGGAGCTGTTCAACAACAACTGTTCGCTGATGCCGGTGATTGCGTTCCTCAAGGACCACAAGGCTGAAACACTCGACGCCGTGGTGGCGATTGCCGACAAGTTCGCCAAGGAAAACAGCACCGAAGATCGCCAGTTCCTGCTCGCTGCCGGCAGTGCCGGTATTGAAGCTGCGACCAACATCGTCGTGCGTGAGGCCAACCGCACCATGCTGCTGTACGTCTACCTGGCGGTGACGCTGTTCTGCCTGATCACCTTCCGCAGCTGGCGCGCCACACTGGTGGCGCTGTTGCCGCTGGTGCTGACCTCGATCCTTTGCGAAGCACTGATGGTGGCCATGGGCATCGGCGTGAAAGTCGCGACTTTGCCGGTAATCGCCCTCGGCGTGGGCATCGGCGTGGACTACGCCTTGTACCTGCTCAGCGTGCAATTGCATTTCCAGCGCCAGGGCATGCCGTTGTCCCAGGCCTACCGCAACGCCGTGTCGTTCACCGGCCGGGTGGTCGGGCTGGTCGGCATCACCCTCGCCGCTGGCGTGGTGTGCTGGGTTTGGTCGCCGATCAAGTTCCAGGCCGACATGGGCATCCTGCTGACCTTCATGTTCCTGTGGAACATGCTTGGCGCGCTGATCCTGATCCCGGCCCTGTCGTACTTCCTGCTGCGCGAACGAGCGGTCGAGGCCGTTGCTGTTACCGCCGCAGAAACCACCGAAACCACTGAACGTCTTGGCATGCCGCATGCCGTGACCACTTCCGAGTAA
- a CDS encoding alpha/beta hydrolase has translation MDKLQTAATVLIVPGLREHVAEHWQTLLEARLSKVRSVPPLETDKLDCQARVRAIQHELEQIDGPVILVAHSAGVLMVAHWAAQFSRPIKGALLAAPPDLDAAWPANYPSPESLRSNGWDPLPKGPLPFRSIVAGSTNDHLASLSAVTRMAENWGADLLDLGDVGHLNPAAGFGYWAQAEALILQLDR, from the coding sequence GTGGATAAACTGCAAACTGCTGCCACCGTTCTGATCGTACCCGGTCTGCGCGAGCACGTTGCCGAGCATTGGCAAACGCTGCTGGAAGCCAGGCTGAGCAAGGTACGCAGTGTGCCGCCGCTGGAAACCGACAAGCTCGATTGCCAGGCGCGTGTCCGGGCGATCCAGCACGAACTTGAACAGATCGACGGGCCGGTCATTCTGGTCGCCCACAGTGCCGGTGTGTTGATGGTCGCGCACTGGGCGGCGCAATTCAGTCGTCCGATCAAGGGCGCTCTGCTGGCCGCGCCACCCGATCTCGACGCGGCTTGGCCTGCCAACTATCCATCCCCTGAATCCCTTCGCAGCAACGGTTGGGATCCTCTACCAAAGGGGCCGCTGCCCTTTCGCAGCATCGTGGCCGGCAGCACCAATGATCACCTGGCCAGTCTTTCAGCCGTGACCCGCATGGCTGAAAACTGGGGCGCCGACTTGCTCGATCTGGGCGATGTCGGCCATCTCAATCCGGCCGCAGGATTTGGCTACTGGGCGCAAGCCGAGGCATTGATCCTGCAGCTGGACCGCTAA
- a CDS encoding YCF48-related protein yields the protein MCSYKNNMLQLAFGVVLCLSQGITHANDYVDVLDLPAKVSALAINSPLSGMARAGGRVIAVGQRGHILFSDDSGQHWQQASVPVSADLTAVNFPTASQGWAVGNDGVVLHSSDAGATWSKQLDGRQIGTLVVNHYTALASAEPGNEQWPQLAMEGQRLVDQGADKPLLDVWFANDKVGYVVGVFNLILRTEDGGLTWTPFQDRTDNPQGFHLNAIASTGDAVYIAGEQGLLLKWDDNTQRFAAVPTPYQGSFFGVLGKPGEVLVYGLRGNVLRSTDGGQNWTALKTGLHVSITAGLIDARGQYRLFTQGGQMLVSQGSGAQLYLVQKPTPTPIAGATQSADGALVVAGSRGARTLAADPALEP from the coding sequence ATGTGTTCGTATAAAAATAATATGTTGCAGCTGGCATTTGGCGTCGTGCTCTGCCTGTCGCAGGGCATCACCCATGCGAACGATTACGTCGATGTGCTGGACCTGCCCGCCAAGGTCAGCGCCCTGGCCATCAACAGCCCGTTGTCTGGCATGGCCCGCGCCGGTGGGCGCGTGATCGCCGTCGGCCAGCGTGGTCACATCCTGTTTTCCGATGATTCCGGCCAACACTGGCAACAGGCATCCGTGCCGGTCAGTGCTGACCTCACCGCCGTTAACTTCCCGACCGCCAGTCAAGGCTGGGCGGTGGGCAATGACGGCGTGGTGCTGCATTCCAGCGACGCAGGCGCGACCTGGAGCAAGCAACTCGACGGCCGCCAGATCGGTACGTTAGTGGTTAACCATTACACGGCGCTGGCCAGCGCCGAGCCGGGCAATGAGCAATGGCCCCAGTTGGCTATGGAAGGCCAACGACTGGTCGATCAAGGCGCGGATAAACCGCTGCTTGACGTCTGGTTCGCCAACGACAAAGTCGGCTATGTGGTCGGCGTGTTCAACCTGATCCTGCGCACCGAAGACGGTGGCCTGACCTGGACCCCGTTCCAGGATCGCACCGACAACCCGCAGGGTTTCCACCTCAACGCCATCGCCTCCACCGGCGACGCCGTGTACATCGCCGGCGAGCAAGGCCTGTTGCTCAAGTGGGATGACAACACCCAGCGTTTCGCCGCCGTGCCGACGCCTTATCAGGGCAGCTTCTTCGGCGTACTCGGCAAGCCTGGCGAAGTGCTCGTCTATGGCCTGCGCGGCAACGTGTTGCGCAGCACCGATGGCGGGCAAAACTGGACCGCACTGAAAACCGGCCTGCACGTCAGCATCACCGCCGGCCTCATCGATGCGCGCGGGCAATACCGCTTGTTCACCCAGGGAGGGCAGATGCTGGTGAGCCAGGGTTCTGGCGCACAACTGTATCTGGTGCAGAAACCGACACCGACACCCATAGCCGGTGCTACCCAGTCCGCCGATGGCGCGCTGGTAGTGGCAGGCAGCCGTGGCGCACGGACGCTGGCCGCCGATCCAGCCCTCGAACCCTAA
- a CDS encoding AraC family transcriptional regulator, whose translation MPKFVRAAVLTNYLEVTQYLGFNPRDVLADAGLSRAQLLAPESRITIDSAVRLLEDSAAASGCQTFGLSMAESRQLSDFGVVSLLLSHQRTLRDALQVVLNYRHLMNNSLAIFVEEAGKMVIIREEVVTESPMPSKQATELAIGVMFRLCAALLGSHWHPYSVNFMHQPPDNLQLHRRLFGCNLEFGSEFNGIVCPNTSLDLPNPHADPAMARYAQSYLDSLQNDEGASLLFEVRKAIYMLLPMGRATIEQIAQTQGMNVRTLQRRLKEDGCAFNDVINDVRRDLVLRYLENPNYSLSRIADMLGYSMASSFTRWFINQFGMPPANWRAQKQGAAKTPGDAAGQSVPKET comes from the coding sequence ATGCCCAAGTTTGTTCGCGCCGCCGTGTTGACCAACTACCTGGAGGTTACCCAGTACCTGGGTTTCAACCCGCGTGACGTATTGGCGGACGCAGGCCTGAGCCGAGCCCAGTTGCTAGCCCCTGAGTCGCGCATCACCATCGATTCCGCCGTGCGTCTGCTGGAAGATTCGGCGGCCGCCAGCGGCTGCCAGACTTTCGGCCTGAGCATGGCCGAATCGCGCCAGCTCTCGGACTTCGGCGTGGTCAGCTTGCTGCTCAGCCACCAGCGCACCTTGCGCGACGCTTTGCAGGTGGTATTGAACTACCGGCACCTGATGAACAATTCGCTGGCGATCTTCGTCGAAGAGGCCGGCAAAATGGTGATCATCCGCGAAGAGGTGGTCACCGAATCGCCGATGCCCAGCAAGCAGGCCACTGAATTGGCCATCGGCGTGATGTTCCGGCTGTGCGCCGCCCTGCTCGGCAGCCACTGGCATCCCTACAGCGTCAACTTCATGCACCAGCCGCCGGACAACCTGCAACTGCATCGACGCCTGTTCGGTTGCAACCTGGAGTTTGGCAGCGAGTTCAACGGCATCGTCTGCCCCAATACCAGCCTCGACCTGCCAAACCCCCATGCCGACCCCGCCATGGCCCGTTACGCCCAGAGCTACCTCGACTCGCTGCAAAACGACGAAGGCGCCTCCTTGCTGTTCGAAGTGCGCAAGGCCATCTACATGCTGTTGCCCATGGGGCGCGCCACCATCGAGCAAATCGCCCAGACCCAAGGCATGAACGTGCGCACCCTGCAACGCCGCCTAAAGGAAGACGGATGCGCCTTCAACGACGTGATCAACGACGTGCGCCGCGACCTGGTGCTGCGTTACCTGGAAAACCCGAACTACTCGCTCAGCCGGATTGCCGACATGCTCGGCTATTCGATGGCGAGTTCGTTTACGCGGTGGTTCATCAACCAGTTCGGCATGCCGCCGGCTAACTGGCGGGCGCAAAAGCAGGGGGCTGCGAAAACGCCGGGGGATGCTGCGGGGCAATCAGTTCCCAAAGAAACCTGA
- a CDS encoding DUF1302 domain-containing protein has product MHNNNKSHGFTTTRYTLLASAILAAIMPAAHGAEIDTGNPDWTMRIDNTIKYNYGVRTESADQRMLGTPNNNDGDYNFRKSGTNITNRVDLLTEMDVVYQNHMGFRVSAASWYDKAYENVGSNSNPFVNGNGSTSGLVANDPRLAPVTNDNVGFGSPHLSNYASRYYTGPSGEILDAFVFYSTEVGEESMLSFKAGQHNVFWGETILNPVHSISYGQSGLDLAKLAASPGTEAKELFVPRNQLSMSFTVNPELTLAAQYFLDWDEARLPEAGTYYGGSDLVGFGAQSFLLGNTNAVVPGSPLGCGLAPCNGLTNVRRGHDLTPDKRGDWGLMAKWSPAWLDGTLGVYYRETSEILPQAWLDARGISSANANGTRPAGQVPAVVNTLNSLNTATYQMAYADNIKIVGLSLSKDVGGVSVGSDLNVRHNMPLASIPAIVSTTSPLGLGQGLGLLPARTASTGVVYDTPEKGDSMAATGDTLHWTLNGLMTMPKTPVFDSATLLAELYYSNLLKLDSKNEALYKGKSTYRGIDQPTRDNWGIAVNFTPTWYQVFPGVDLNAPMSINVGLDGVSPVSGGGAKDTGNYAVGLGAVVYNKYFVDLKYVDSFGKTDKCNVSGVSTGPNGGDGAAPNAFSGNENYACYAGGYSAFSGGGATTEDRGAVYLTMKTTF; this is encoded by the coding sequence ATGCACAACAACAATAAGAGTCACGGCTTCACCACCACACGCTACACCTTGCTGGCGTCGGCCATTCTGGCCGCCATTATGCCGGCCGCACATGGGGCAGAGATTGATACGGGTAATCCGGACTGGACCATGCGAATCGATAACACCATCAAGTACAACTACGGCGTACGCACCGAAAGCGCTGACCAGCGCATGCTGGGAACGCCGAACAACAACGACGGCGATTACAACTTCCGCAAGTCCGGGACCAACATCACCAATCGCGTCGACTTGTTGACCGAGATGGACGTGGTCTATCAGAACCACATGGGCTTCCGCGTCAGCGCCGCCAGCTGGTACGACAAGGCCTATGAAAACGTCGGCTCCAATTCCAACCCGTTCGTCAACGGCAACGGTTCGACATCCGGTCTGGTCGCCAACGACCCGCGCCTGGCCCCGGTCACCAATGACAACGTCGGCTTTGGCAGCCCGCACCTGAGCAACTACGCCTCGCGTTATTACACCGGTCCGTCCGGAGAAATCCTCGATGCTTTCGTGTTCTACAGCACCGAAGTGGGCGAGGAGTCGATGCTGAGCTTCAAGGCTGGCCAGCACAACGTGTTCTGGGGCGAGACCATCCTCAACCCGGTGCACTCGATCAGCTACGGCCAATCCGGCCTCGACCTGGCCAAACTGGCCGCGTCGCCGGGCACCGAAGCCAAGGAACTCTTCGTTCCGCGTAATCAGCTGTCGATGTCGTTCACGGTCAACCCTGAACTGACTTTGGCTGCGCAGTACTTCCTTGATTGGGACGAAGCGCGCCTGCCGGAAGCGGGCACCTATTACGGCGGTTCCGACCTGGTCGGTTTCGGCGCGCAATCGTTCCTGTTGGGTAACACCAACGCCGTGGTTCCAGGCAGCCCGCTGGGTTGTGGCCTGGCGCCGTGCAACGGTTTGACCAACGTACGTCGCGGGCATGACTTGACGCCGGACAAGCGCGGTGACTGGGGCCTGATGGCCAAATGGTCACCCGCCTGGCTGGACGGCACCCTCGGCGTTTACTACCGCGAAACCTCGGAAATCCTGCCGCAAGCGTGGCTGGATGCCAGGGGCATCAGCTCGGCCAACGCCAACGGCACCCGTCCGGCAGGGCAAGTGCCAGCGGTCGTCAACACGCTCAACTCGCTGAACACGGCCACCTATCAAATGGCCTACGCCGACAACATCAAGATCGTCGGCCTGAGCCTGTCCAAGGACGTCGGTGGCGTGAGCGTGGGTTCGGACCTGAACGTTCGCCACAACATGCCGCTGGCCAGTATTCCGGCGATCGTCAGCACCACCAGCCCGCTGGGTCTGGGTCAGGGCCTTGGCCTGTTGCCGGCGCGCACCGCTTCCACCGGCGTGGTGTATGACACCCCGGAGAAGGGCGACAGCATGGCCGCCACCGGCGACACCCTGCACTGGACGCTCAACGGTCTGATGACCATGCCGAAAACTCCCGTGTTCGATTCGGCGACGCTGCTCGCCGAGTTGTACTACAGCAACTTGCTCAAGCTCGATAGCAAGAATGAAGCGCTCTACAAAGGAAAGAGCACCTACCGCGGCATCGATCAGCCAACCCGGGATAACTGGGGTATCGCGGTCAACTTCACACCGACCTGGTACCAGGTGTTTCCCGGTGTTGACCTCAACGCGCCGATGTCCATCAACGTCGGTCTCGATGGCGTGTCACCGGTCTCCGGTGGCGGTGCCAAAGACACCGGTAACTACGCCGTCGGCCTCGGGGCCGTCGTGTACAACAAATACTTTGTCGACCTGAAGTACGTGGACTCTTTCGGCAAGACCGACAAGTGTAATGTCAGTGGTGTGAGTACCGGTCCGAATGGCGGTGACGGCGCTGCGCCGAACGCCTTTAGCGGCAACGAAAACTACGCCTGTTACGCCGGTGGCTACTCCGCCTTCTCCGGTGGTGGTGCAACGACTGAGGACCGTGGCGCTGTTTACCTGACGATGAAAACAACCTTTTGA